In Flavobacterium sp. N3904, one DNA window encodes the following:
- a CDS encoding RagB/SusD family nutrient uptake outer membrane protein: protein MTLKNIKSAAICITLLSAVSCTSDFENINSNPQGASNEQLEQDYNTIKAPFSPMFANVFVLTAWPYQIQQNLQGDIWSGYMATGSGFANGNNPQYKLNNGWNNQAWDNAYRQVMASALKVKQQAEARYPEFYDLSLIIKVEAMHRITDIYGPCVYSSFGKPDTTVFPYDSQKLVYDQMFADLDTAIKGLTPIAKANAAAGKSSLFATTDVSSYHGDYTKWVKYANSLRLRLAMRIVKIDPAKAKTEAESAVNHEFGVLSTKADIFTLEAKNYSNPISDISQGWGDIKMSADMESIMGGYQDPRLSAFFLTSSEYPGTYKGIRTGITIVDKSDHVGFSSVNIKTTVWMTTAEVYFLRAEGALRGWNMGGTAQGLYETGITQSFEQHGVSGVSNYLTNTNVAKNYVDPTNAANNGNAVNLVTVSWSDGAATNEVKLQKIITQKWIANFPEGQEAWSEYRRTGYPMLLPVLVNASAGTVTTQYGMRRINFVDSEKAGNPEGVKTGLAELGGPDNGGTRLWWDTTGPNF, encoded by the coding sequence ATGACATTAAAAAATATAAAATCAGCCGCTATCTGTATTACATTGCTCTCTGCAGTAAGTTGTACCTCAGATTTTGAGAATATAAATTCAAACCCTCAAGGAGCTTCAAATGAACAACTTGAGCAAGATTATAATACAATCAAAGCACCATTTTCGCCAATGTTTGCCAATGTATTTGTTCTTACTGCTTGGCCCTATCAAATTCAACAAAACCTGCAAGGTGATATATGGTCTGGTTATATGGCTACCGGATCAGGTTTTGCCAACGGAAATAATCCACAATATAAATTGAATAATGGATGGAATAACCAAGCTTGGGATAATGCTTATAGACAGGTTATGGCGAGCGCTTTGAAAGTTAAGCAACAAGCAGAAGCTAGATATCCAGAATTTTATGACTTATCATTGATTATCAAAGTTGAAGCAATGCATAGAATTACGGATATTTATGGTCCATGTGTGTATTCTTCTTTCGGAAAACCAGATACAACGGTTTTTCCTTATGATTCACAAAAATTAGTTTATGATCAAATGTTTGCTGATTTAGATACAGCTATTAAAGGTTTGACACCTATTGCCAAAGCTAATGCAGCAGCAGGAAAATCATCTTTGTTTGCAACAACTGATGTTTCATCGTATCATGGCGATTATACAAAATGGGTAAAGTATGCAAATTCTTTGCGTCTTAGATTAGCAATGAGAATAGTGAAAATTGACCCAGCAAAAGCTAAAACAGAAGCAGAAAGTGCCGTTAATCATGAGTTTGGTGTTTTATCTACCAAAGCCGACATCTTTACTCTTGAAGCTAAAAACTACAGTAATCCAATTTCAGATATAAGCCAAGGTTGGGGAGATATAAAAATGTCTGCAGATATGGAATCTATCATGGGCGGATATCAAGATCCTAGATTATCAGCATTTTTCTTAACATCTTCTGAATATCCTGGCACTTATAAAGGGATACGTACTGGTATTACAATTGTTGATAAATCAGATCACGTCGGGTTTTCTTCTGTAAATATTAAGACCACGGTATGGATGACAACTGCCGAAGTTTATTTCTTGAGAGCTGAAGGAGCGTTGAGAGGATGGAATATGGGAGGGACTGCTCAAGGACTTTATGAAACAGGAATTACACAATCTTTTGAACAACATGGTGTTTCGGGAGTTAGTAATTATCTAACCAATACAAATGTGGCTAAAAATTATGTAGATCCGACTAATGCTGCTAATAATGGTAACGCTGTAAATCTTGTTACAGTTTCTTGGAGTGATGGTGCTGCTACAAATGAAGTAAAATTGCAAAAAATTATTACTCAAAAATGGATTGCTAATTTCCCAGAAGGGCAAGAGGCTTGGTCTGAATATAGAAGAACAGGCTACCCAATGTTGTTGCCAGTTCTTGTAAATGCAAGCGCGGGTACAGTTACGACTCAATACGGAATGCGAAGAATAAACTTTGTCGATTCTGAAAAAGCAGGTAACCCTGAAGGAGTTAAAACCGGCCTTGCTGAACTTGGTGGGCCAGACAATGGTGGAACTAGACTTTGGTGGGATACTACTGGACCTAATTTCTAA
- the nagB gene encoding glucosamine-6-phosphate deaminase → MRTTSARVNDISFKTAGQFEDTRFEKIHNVIFKNSTDASVIVAQEIADLIRSKQEKNKPCVLGLATGSSPIKVYQELVRMHKEEGLSFENVVTFNLDEYYPMPKESNQSYHFFMHQHLFNHVDIKPENINIPDGTVALEDLNQFCVDYEMNIKNAGGLDFQLLGIGRTGHVGFNEPGSHINSGTRIITLDHITKVDASGDFNGIGNVPKRAITMGVSTILRSKRIVLMAWGQNKASIIKRTIQGEISSEVPATFLQNHKNTTFVLDEGAASGLTRLETPWLVGECIWTQELKNKAIVWLCQHTNQSILKLTDRDYNNNGMSDLLAAGSSSYDLNINMFNVLQHTITGWPGGKPNTDDSNRPERSTPAKKRVILFSPHPDDDVISMGGTFAKLIKQGHDVHVVYQTSGNIAVTDDEALKFAEVCNDFVGGDETGINFQSVIDFINSKTQGQSDSVEVRKLKGLIRRRESYAATRYIGLKDENTHFLDLPFYETGVVQKKPLGPEDVAIVKEIIERIKPHQVFAAGDLADPHGTHEVCLNAIFAALKELKSKPYMNDCWLWLYRGAWHEWDIHEIDMAVPLSPDEVLLKRQAILYHQSQKDRVMFQGNDSREFWVRAEDRNKNTAKLYDNLGLAEYEAIEAFKRFEY, encoded by the coding sequence ATGAGAACTACATCAGCCAGGGTAAATGACATAAGCTTTAAGACAGCAGGACAGTTTGAAGATACCCGTTTTGAAAAAATACATAATGTAATTTTTAAAAATTCTACGGATGCATCTGTAATTGTTGCGCAAGAAATTGCAGACTTAATTCGATCCAAACAAGAAAAAAACAAACCTTGCGTTTTAGGATTGGCCACAGGTTCTTCTCCTATAAAAGTGTATCAAGAATTGGTTCGAATGCATAAAGAAGAAGGGCTTAGTTTCGAAAATGTTGTGACTTTCAATCTAGATGAGTATTATCCAATGCCCAAAGAGAGTAACCAAAGTTATCATTTCTTCATGCACCAACATCTATTTAATCATGTTGATATAAAGCCCGAAAATATTAATATTCCTGATGGGACTGTGGCTCTGGAAGATTTGAACCAGTTTTGTGTTGACTACGAAATGAATATTAAAAATGCTGGTGGGCTTGATTTTCAACTGCTTGGAATTGGTCGTACTGGTCACGTTGGATTCAACGAACCTGGTTCGCATATTAATTCCGGAACAAGAATTATTACTTTAGACCATATCACAAAAGTGGATGCTTCCGGCGATTTTAACGGAATTGGAAATGTTCCTAAAAGGGCTATTACGATGGGAGTTTCAACAATTCTAAGATCCAAAAGAATCGTTTTGATGGCTTGGGGGCAAAATAAAGCTTCTATAATAAAAAGAACAATTCAAGGCGAAATAAGCTCTGAGGTTCCTGCAACCTTCTTGCAAAACCATAAAAACACCACATTTGTTTTAGACGAAGGTGCAGCATCAGGACTGACAAGATTAGAGACACCTTGGTTGGTAGGAGAGTGTATCTGGACACAAGAATTAAAAAACAAGGCCATTGTCTGGCTTTGTCAACATACCAATCAATCGATTCTTAAATTGACGGATAGAGATTACAACAACAACGGAATGTCGGATCTTTTGGCTGCTGGAAGTTCTTCTTATGACCTGAATATTAACATGTTCAATGTATTGCAACATACCATAACAGGATGGCCGGGAGGAAAACCAAATACAGATGATTCCAACAGACCGGAGCGATCTACGCCTGCCAAGAAAAGGGTTATACTTTTTAGCCCGCATCCAGATGATGATGTGATTTCGATGGGAGGAACATTTGCCAAATTAATTAAGCAAGGACATGATGTACACGTTGTTTATCAAACCTCTGGAAATATTGCAGTAACAGATGATGAAGCTTTGAAATTTGCCGAAGTTTGTAATGATTTTGTTGGTGGAGATGAGACCGGAATTAATTTTCAATCGGTTATTGATTTTATAAACTCAAAAACACAAGGACAAAGTGATTCTGTCGAAGTCCGCAAATTAAAAGGATTGATTAGAAGACGTGAATCCTATGCCGCTACCCGATACATTGGTTTAAAAGATGAAAACACTCATTTTCTGGACCTTCCATTCTACGAAACGGGGGTAGTTCAAAAAAAACCACTGGGTCCTGAAGATGTTGCAATTGTAAAAGAAATTATTGAACGCATTAAACCGCATCAGGTTTTTGCCGCAGGTGATCTTGCCGATCCTCACGGAACTCATGAAGTTTGTCTGAATGCCATATTTGCAGCTTTAAAGGAATTAAAATCGAAACCGTACATGAACGATTGTTGGTTATGGTTGTATAGAGGTGCTTGGCACGAATGGGATATTCATGAAATTGACATGGCAGTTCCATTAAGTCCAGATGAAGTATTATTGAAAAGACAAGCCATTTTGTACCACCAATCTCAAAAAGACAGGGTAATGTTTCAAGGAAATGACTCAAGGGAATTTTGGGTAAGAGCCGAGGATAGGAATAAAAACACGGCCAAATTGTACGATAATTTAGGCCTTGCCGAATATGAAGCTATTGAAGCTTTTAAACGATTTGAGTACTAA
- a CDS encoding SusC/RagA family TonB-linked outer membrane protein: protein MKKIFLLVMIIFTTQVTLAQVKNIKGFVSDATGAPVAGANVNVKGEPKGTSTDFDGKFSIDAKSGATLIISYVGYDSQTVIVGESSNIDVQLKAQTSTALTEVVVTSLGIKKSKKSVTSTVQEIKEAELVRVKDVNLMNTVAGKIAGVAVTRSASGTGGSTKVVIRGNASLTNNQPLYVIDGVPLMSSGATQPNETFGSLAGGNTDGGDVVSLLNPDDYNGMTVLKGASASALYGSLGANGVILLTSKKGSEGKSSFNFTSTTSMDNAAYLPKFQNQYIASTSPNTEVTWGKNADGTYTKGATNDDVNEFFQTGVTQISSLGFTTGSENSFTTLTYANTTASGIIEGNKLNKNNFGINQINTFLDNKLTVAANANYISQTINNRPVNGLYFNPLTGVYGMPRGGKGLDYYQQNYEVFDPARNLMAQNWVNTPNETSQNPYWLINKNASINKDNFFKGRLSLDYQVNDWLTLSTRYSYNRLETSFDKKIYATSAASLSNINGTYVNVNNVGTQNYGDFLAKFNTDFNPDFSFNAILGTSFTKSFSESTVLNSGRGSGGLVYANWFTLGNFVNNAENQQISGGNKEIQSVFATATLGYKDYLFLDVTGRNDWSSTLVNTDTNSYFYPSFGLSGIISEMATMPEWISYGKVRGSWAQVGNDVSAYVTSPESTVVGGILIAPIIGPRPLTSLKPELQSSYEFGTEWRMFDNRLGFEFTYYNSDTKNQILTVPAPAVDPSGYTNYAFNGGNINNNGVEIVLNGRIIEKDKFTWDAAINYSHNHNVVTGIPIDLGGTIILTEAGSNSYRYVINEGQAFGVIEGKNILRNAAGKIQLSNTGDIQLTDFEEVGNANPDYMLGFQNSFKFGSFNLNFLIDGRFGGEVMSLTESMNDFAGVSKATGDARNNGGVAIDAVNADGTPYTANGGKMDAQKYYQSVGGRDKATGEYVYDATNVSLRELSLGYSFNTSKLKFIQSASLSLIARNLFFIYKKAPFDPNIALSTGEGLQGVDIYGMPSTKSVGLNLNVTF, encoded by the coding sequence ATGAAAAAAATTTTCTTACTTGTTATGATTATTTTTACGACGCAAGTGACACTTGCACAGGTAAAAAATATCAAGGGTTTTGTTTCAGATGCCACTGGTGCGCCAGTAGCGGGAGCAAATGTTAACGTAAAAGGGGAGCCAAAAGGTACTTCTACCGATTTTGATGGTAAATTTTCAATTGATGCAAAATCCGGTGCAACTTTGATAATTTCATATGTAGGCTATGACTCTCAAACTGTAATAGTGGGAGAATCTTCAAACATCGATGTACAATTGAAAGCGCAAACTTCTACGGCTTTGACAGAAGTAGTTGTAACTTCACTTGGTATTAAAAAATCTAAAAAATCTGTGACCTCTACGGTACAAGAGATTAAAGAAGCTGAGTTGGTACGTGTAAAAGACGTAAATTTAATGAATACTGTCGCTGGTAAAATTGCAGGTGTAGCAGTAACCAGAAGTGCTTCGGGTACTGGAGGTTCTACAAAAGTTGTCATTAGGGGGAATGCTTCACTTACAAACAATCAACCATTGTATGTAATAGACGGTGTGCCTTTAATGAGTTCTGGTGCAACACAACCTAATGAAACTTTTGGTAGTTTAGCAGGTGGAAATACAGATGGAGGTGATGTAGTATCACTTTTAAATCCTGATGATTACAATGGAATGACTGTCCTAAAAGGGGCATCAGCCTCGGCCTTGTATGGTAGTTTAGGCGCAAATGGCGTTATTCTGTTAACTTCCAAAAAAGGAAGTGAAGGAAAATCAAGTTTTAATTTTACTTCTACAACTTCAATGGACAATGCTGCTTACTTGCCAAAATTCCAAAATCAATACATTGCCTCAACTTCTCCAAATACAGAAGTTACTTGGGGTAAAAATGCTGACGGGACTTATACAAAAGGAGCTACAAATGATGACGTTAATGAATTTTTTCAAACAGGTGTAACTCAAATTTCTTCTTTAGGATTTACAACGGGCAGTGAAAATTCTTTCACAACTTTAACATATGCTAATACTACTGCTTCTGGTATTATTGAAGGAAATAAATTGAATAAAAATAATTTTGGTATTAATCAAATTAATACATTCCTAGATAACAAACTTACTGTTGCAGCCAATGCAAATTATATTTCTCAAACCATCAACAATAGACCAGTCAATGGTTTATATTTTAATCCACTAACAGGAGTTTATGGTATGCCAAGAGGAGGTAAAGGCCTTGATTATTACCAACAGAATTATGAGGTTTTTGATCCCGCAAGAAATTTGATGGCTCAAAATTGGGTAAATACACCAAATGAAACTTCTCAAAATCCATACTGGTTAATCAATAAAAATGCATCTATTAATAAAGATAATTTCTTTAAAGGAAGACTTAGTTTAGATTATCAAGTCAATGATTGGTTAACATTATCTACAAGATATAGTTATAATCGCCTTGAAACAAGTTTTGATAAAAAAATATATGCAACTTCAGCAGCTTCGCTTTCAAATATAAATGGAACTTATGTTAATGTTAATAATGTTGGAACTCAAAATTATGGTGACTTTTTAGCTAAATTCAATACAGATTTTAATCCAGATTTTAGTTTTAATGCTATTCTTGGAACAAGTTTTACAAAATCATTTTCAGAATCTACTGTGTTAAATTCAGGCAGAGGAAGTGGAGGATTAGTTTATGCCAACTGGTTTACTTTAGGGAATTTTGTAAATAATGCAGAAAACCAACAAATTTCTGGTGGTAATAAAGAAATTCAATCTGTTTTTGCTACAGCTACTTTGGGGTACAAAGATTATTTGTTTCTTGACGTAACGGGAAGAAATGACTGGTCATCTACGTTAGTAAATACAGATACGAATTCATATTTCTATCCTTCTTTTGGTCTTTCGGGAATTATTAGCGAAATGGCGACTATGCCGGAGTGGATTAGTTATGGTAAAGTTAGAGGGTCATGGGCACAAGTAGGTAATGACGTTTCCGCTTATGTAACATCACCCGAATCAACAGTTGTTGGAGGTATTCTTATAGCTCCAATAATTGGACCAAGACCTCTTACTTCATTAAAACCAGAATTGCAAAGTTCTTATGAATTTGGAACTGAATGGAGAATGTTTGATAACAGACTTGGATTTGAATTTACGTATTACAATTCGGACACTAAAAACCAAATTCTTACAGTTCCTGCGCCAGCAGTAGATCCTTCTGGATACACTAATTATGCCTTTAATGGAGGAAATATTAATAATAATGGTGTTGAAATTGTATTGAATGGTAGAATTATTGAAAAAGACAAATTTACCTGGGATGCGGCAATAAATTATTCGCACAACCATAATGTTGTTACTGGGATTCCTATAGATTTAGGAGGAACTATTATTTTGACAGAGGCAGGATCTAACAGCTACAGATATGTAATAAACGAAGGACAGGCTTTTGGGGTTATAGAAGGTAAAAATATATTGAGAAATGCAGCAGGAAAAATTCAATTGAGTAATACTGGAGACATACAGCTTACTGATTTTGAAGAAGTAGGAAATGCAAATCCTGATTATATGCTTGGTTTTCAAAATAGTTTTAAATTTGGTTCTTTCAATCTGAATTTCCTTATTGATGGCAGATTTGGTGGAGAGGTAATGAGTTTGACTGAATCTATGAATGACTTTGCAGGTGTGTCTAAAGCTACAGGTGATGCAAGAAACAATGGTGGCGTAGCTATAGATGCTGTTAATGCAGATGGAACTCCATACACTGCAAATGGAGGAAAAATGGATGCGCAAAAATATTATCAGTCTGTTGGTGGTAGAGATAAAGCAACTGGAGAATATGTTTATGATGCAACAAACGTGAGCCTAAGAGAATTATCATTAGGATATTCATTCAATACTTCAAAACTTAAATTTATACAATCAGCTAGTTTATCTTTAATTGCCAGAAATTTATTCTTTATATACAAAAAAGCACCATTTGATCCAAATATTGCTCTAAGTACAGGTGAAGGATTACAGGGTGTTGATATCTATGGTATGCCATCTACAAAAAGTGTAGGTCTTAATTTAAATGTAACTTTCTAA
- a CDS encoding beta-N-acetylhexosaminidase, giving the protein MKYVIIFLFASFITTAQINKEQLDVMPWPQNITVTEGSFALTKNFKVNITGAPNQRIFSGATRFLRRLDGRTGMFFYQGFVTGLNEVPDAELQINCVRSGKIELYEDESYLLDIAKNKITINATTDLGALHALETLVQLLQNNKDSFYFPISKISDFPRFTWRGLMIDGARHFMPVDVIKRNLDGMAAVKMNVFHWHLVDDQGWRIEMKKHPKLIQMASDGNYYTQEEIKNIVQYAADRGILVVPEIDMPGHGSAILTAYPEIGSKVVTLNVNSGEKEQKFTQIQSYSLERNSGIFSPTLDPSNPKTYQLISEFFDEVCPLFPGKFFHIGGDENEGKDWDANPKIQEFKKKHNLVNNHELQTYFTMQLIPMLKKHNKELMGWEEIMTKNMSQDAIIHSWKGTNEGVPAGKSLVDAVKGGYKTVLSNGYYIDLMFGVEDHYTVDPMPKNVVLTEVEKARILGGEATLWSELVTPSTIDSRIWPRTAAIAERLWSNENITDIVSLRKRLKTVSFRLEELGLTHLKSKEALLRNISNNQKNEALEDLSNICEPLKKYSRNAQGTEYQTYSPFTLFADACTPDAFDALGFNTAVDSYLNNKSIENQLLVTNYLNKWIKMNSDLIQLSLNAPLIQPLLPISKNLSSLSEQLLLKMDKKQNVDATVLNNLLEQCNSKEHADVELAVYNSLKKLVQA; this is encoded by the coding sequence ATGAAATACGTAATAATTTTTCTATTTGCCTCTTTTATCACTACTGCCCAAATCAATAAGGAGCAATTAGATGTAATGCCCTGGCCTCAAAATATAACTGTAACGGAGGGTAGTTTTGCTTTGACCAAAAATTTTAAAGTCAATATTACAGGGGCACCAAATCAAAGAATTTTTAGTGGGGCTACCCGTTTTTTGAGACGACTGGATGGACGAACAGGAATGTTTTTTTATCAAGGATTTGTAACTGGATTGAATGAAGTTCCTGATGCCGAATTGCAAATTAATTGTGTTCGCAGCGGAAAAATAGAATTGTATGAAGACGAAAGTTACTTGCTGGACATTGCAAAGAATAAAATCACGATAAATGCAACTACCGATTTGGGTGCTTTGCATGCACTCGAAACACTAGTGCAATTGCTACAAAACAATAAAGATTCTTTTTATTTTCCAATTTCAAAAATTTCTGATTTTCCTAGATTTACTTGGAGAGGTTTGATGATTGACGGGGCAAGACATTTTATGCCTGTTGATGTCATTAAGAGAAATCTGGATGGTATGGCTGCGGTAAAAATGAACGTTTTTCATTGGCATTTGGTAGACGATCAAGGCTGGAGAATCGAAATGAAAAAACACCCGAAACTAATTCAGATGGCATCGGATGGAAATTATTATACGCAGGAAGAAATAAAAAATATTGTTCAATATGCGGCTGATAGGGGCATTCTGGTAGTTCCCGAAATAGATATGCCCGGACATGGATCGGCAATACTTACGGCGTATCCAGAAATTGGGAGCAAAGTGGTCACTTTGAATGTGAATTCTGGCGAAAAAGAGCAAAAATTTACTCAAATTCAATCCTACTCATTAGAACGAAATTCAGGAATTTTTTCTCCAACATTAGACCCTTCAAATCCTAAGACCTATCAGTTGATTAGCGAATTTTTTGACGAAGTTTGTCCGCTCTTTCCCGGGAAATTTTTTCACATAGGTGGGGATGAAAACGAGGGTAAAGATTGGGATGCTAACCCAAAAATTCAGGAATTCAAAAAGAAACACAATCTGGTAAACAATCACGAATTGCAAACCTATTTTACGATGCAACTGATTCCGATGCTCAAAAAACACAATAAAGAGTTAATGGGCTGGGAAGAAATAATGACCAAAAACATGTCGCAAGACGCCATAATACATTCCTGGAAAGGGACCAATGAGGGTGTTCCTGCTGGAAAATCGCTTGTTGACGCCGTAAAGGGAGGGTACAAAACCGTTTTGTCCAATGGGTATTATATTGATTTAATGTTTGGAGTAGAAGATCATTATACAGTAGATCCAATGCCCAAAAATGTGGTGCTAACTGAAGTAGAAAAAGCAAGAATTTTGGGAGGCGAAGCCACGCTGTGGTCAGAATTGGTAACTCCTTCTACTATTGATTCCAGAATTTGGCCAAGGACTGCTGCAATTGCCGAAAGATTATGGTCGAATGAAAATATTACTGATATAGTAAGTTTGCGTAAAAGATTGAAAACCGTTTCATTTAGACTTGAGGAACTGGGCTTAACCCATCTTAAAAGTAAAGAAGCCTTATTGAGAAACATCAGTAACAATCAGAAAAATGAAGCTTTAGAGGATTTGTCCAATATATGTGAGCCGCTTAAAAAATATTCAAGAAATGCTCAAGGTACAGAATATCAGACCTATTCACCATTTACTTTGTTTGCAGACGCTTGTACGCCCGATGCATTTGATGCTTTGGGGTTTAATACAGCAGTTGATTCTTATTTAAATAATAAATCCATTGAGAATCAATTATTAGTTACTAATTATTTAAATAAATGGATTAAAATGAATTCAGATTTAATTCAATTAAGTCTAAATGCCCCACTAATTCAACCACTTTTACCTATTTCAAAAAATTTAAGTAGTTTATCAGAACAATTGCTGCTTAAAATGGATAAGAAACAAAATGTTGATGCTACTGTGCTGAATAATTTATTGGAGCAATGCAATTCAAAAGAACATGCCGATGTTGAACTTGCGGTTTACAATAGCCTAAAAAAGTTAGTTCAAGCTTAA
- a CDS encoding sensor histidine kinase has translation MKKINFDIKLQNHIWFWGIYFLLNFLRWGAYFNDYSYSFKSNLIEFALHIPLVYFNLLILIPMFVLQSKYFKYTISLLASLSVVYLLKTGLTYFIISKNIWPEANRDYKPFEINHIVAVCIGELYVLAVASSMYLMLTWLRERDRNKAIMENQNKIKLKYLKNQIQPHFFFNTLNNLYALSLESSDKVPDVIIKLSNLMEYVLYDIEGTKFVPLIKEIDYIQNYIEIEKLRFENVEVTINLESDIDTIKIPPLLFISLIENAFKHGGINNDKLKIKINFRVTNSKLEFEIINNFVISQPLKHKKGIGLSNTKKRLKLIYKNNFTINQNIKFNFYIITIQIPLYNED, from the coding sequence ATGAAAAAAATAAATTTCGATATAAAACTTCAAAATCACATTTGGTTTTGGGGAATCTATTTTCTGCTTAATTTTTTGCGTTGGGGTGCTTATTTTAATGATTACAGTTATTCTTTCAAATCAAACTTAATTGAATTTGCACTACATATTCCATTAGTATATTTCAATTTATTGATACTCATTCCTATGTTTGTATTGCAGTCGAAATATTTTAAATATACAATTTCTTTATTGGCGAGTTTGAGTGTCGTTTATTTATTGAAAACCGGTCTGACCTATTTTATTATTTCAAAAAATATTTGGCCAGAAGCCAATCGGGATTACAAACCATTCGAAATAAATCATATTGTAGCGGTTTGTATAGGGGAACTGTATGTTCTTGCTGTTGCATCGTCTATGTATTTAATGCTGACATGGCTTAGGGAGAGAGACAGAAACAAAGCCATAATGGAGAATCAGAATAAAATTAAATTAAAATATTTAAAAAATCAGATACAGCCTCACTTCTTTTTTAATACTTTAAACAACCTCTACGCTTTATCATTAGAATCATCTGATAAAGTTCCTGATGTAATTATCAAACTTTCTAATTTAATGGAATATGTTTTGTACGATATTGAGGGTACCAAATTTGTCCCTTTAATAAAAGAAATCGATTATATTCAAAATTATATTGAAATAGAGAAACTCCGATTTGAAAACGTTGAAGTGACCATCAATTTGGAATCGGATATTGATACAATAAAAATCCCTCCTTTATTATTTATTTCATTAATAGAAAATGCCTTTAAACATGGTGGAATTAATAATGACAAACTCAAAATAAAAATTAATTTCAGAGTTACAAACTCAAAACTTGAATTTGAAATAATAAATAATTTTGTAATTTCACAGCCATTAAAACACAAAAAAGGTATTGGCTTATCAAATACCAAAAAAAGATTAAAATTAATTTATAAAAACAATTTTACCATAAATCAAAATATAAAATTTAATTTTTATATAATC